Proteins from a genomic interval of Phyllopteryx taeniolatus isolate TA_2022b chromosome 3, UOR_Ptae_1.2, whole genome shotgun sequence:
- the hs3st1l2 gene encoding heparan sulfate (glucosamine) 3-O-sulfotransferase 1-like 2, translating to MLRTLPVLLLTVNLAVGSSSPGDVLSPSYNKSNSSGVQRLPDAIIIGVRKGGTRALLEMLNLHPDVKVAKAEVHYFNVEDHYKRGLAWYRSQMPFTKPGQLTLEKTPGYFAAPQVPARVWALNPAARLLLIVRDPAERLVSDYTQVLHNRLARRKPYRPLEELLLCKGHVDPDYKALQRSLYHRHLARWLEVFPREQIHVVDGDALVRDPYPELRQAERFLELPTHIGPQNFYYNSTKGFYCLLEAGREKCLDQSKGRPHAPLDGLAFRKLCHYLAKPNRLFFDMVGRTFSWC from the exons ATGCTGCGGACGCTGCCGGTACTGCTGCTGACTGTCAACTTGGCCGTGGGTTCGAGCTCCCCCGGTGACGTCCTCTCGCCGTCCTACAACAAAAGTAACAGTAGTGGCGTGCAGAGGCTGCCCGACGCCATCATCATCGGCGTGCGTAAAGGAGGAACCAGAGCTCTCCTGGAGATGCTCAACCTGCACCCTGATGTGAAAGTGGCAAAGGCAGAG GTGCACTACTTCAACGTGGAGGATCACTACAAGCGAGGCCTGGCCTGGTATCGCTCCCAGATGCCCTTCACCAAGCCCGGCCAGCTGACGTTGGAGAAGACCCCCGGCTACTTCGCCGCACCCCAAGTTCCGGCTCGTGTCTGGGCCCTGAACCCAGCCGCCCGCCTGCTGCTGATCGTGCGCGACCCGGCAGAGAGGCTTGTCTCCGACTACACCCAGGTCCTACACAACCGCCTGGCCCGCCGAAAACCCTACCGGCCTCTGGAGGAGCTTCTACTCTGCAAGGGCCACGTGGACCCGGACTACAAGGCCCTCCAGAGGAGCCTCTACCACCGGCACCTGGCCCGCTGGCTGGAGGTCTTCCCCAGGGAGCAGATCCACGTTGTGGACGGCGACGCCCTGGTCCGGGACCCTTACCCCGAGCTGAGACAAGCCGAGCGCTTCCTGGAGCTACCGACCCACATTGGCCCACAGAACTTCTACTACAACAGCACAAAGGGGTTCTACTGCCTCTTGGAGGCCGGACGGGAGAAGTGCTTGGACCAGTCCAAAGGGCGGCCGCACGCGCCTCTTGACGGACTCGCCTTCAGAAAGCTCTGCCACTACTTGGCCAAGCCCAACCGCTTGTTCTTTGACATGGTGGGTAGAACCTTTTCCTGGTGCTGA